The Arachis ipaensis cultivar K30076 chromosome B07, Araip1.1, whole genome shotgun sequence genome includes a window with the following:
- the LOC107606961 gene encoding uncharacterized protein LOC107606961 gives MTRENVVPSWIDSITDFLENSKLPDEDKATKAIRREAAKYVTIQGQLFKRRLNQPLLKCLRPDQMDYVLREVHEGCCGHHIGEKALARKLVRAGYFWPSMMSDSQEFVKRCKKC, from the coding sequence ATGACCCGAGAAAACGTTGTCCCTTCATGGATCGATTCGATTACCGATTTCTTGGAAAACAGCAAGCTCCCTGACGAGGACAAGGCCACAAAGGCGATAAGGAGGGAGGCGGCCAAGTACGTAACAATACAGGGCCAACTATTCAAGAGAAGGCTAAACCAACCCTTGCTAAAGTGCCTGCGCCCTGACCAGATGGACTATGTCCTGAGGGAAGTCCATGAGGGTTGTTGTGGCCACCATATCGGCGAAAAGGCTCTAGCCCGGAAGCTCGTCAGAGCCGGCTACTTTTGGCCCTCGATGATGTCAGACTCCCAGGAGTTTGTCAAGAGGTGCAAGAAGTGTTAA
- the LOC107608317 gene encoding protein NRT1/ PTR FAMILY 8.2-like: MSEDNDNDVYTKDGTVDYKGNPANKNETGTWRACPFILGNECSERLAYYGMSSNLVVYFKDILNQESATASKNNANWGGTCYITPLIGAFLADAYLGRYWTILCFSIIYVIGMTLLTLSASVPGLRPTCHEGNCNATNGQSAVFFVALYIIALGTGGIKPCVSSYGADQFDDADEVEKGHKSSFFNWFYFSINIGALVASSLIVWIQDNKSWGWGFGIPAAAMAIAAASFFLGTKLYRNQKPAGSPFTRMFQVIVSSIRKYDVEVPHDESLLYEIPDNESAIQGCRKLHHTNGLRFFDRAAVLGKSENMTESANPWKLCTVTQVEEFKAIVRLLPIWATGIIFATVYGQMSSYFVIQGQTMDAHMGNFEIPVASLSIFDTISVIFWVPVYDRIIVPIARKFTGRKNGLTQLQRMGIGLFISIFSMVSAATLEYTRLRMVYRHDYYKLEHVPMSIFWQVPQYFIIGCAEVFTFIGQLEFFYEQAPDAMRSMCSALSLLTVALGQYVSSLLITIVTKVTTRHGGPGWLPDNPNFGRLDYFFWMLTVLSVVNMIAFFLISQMYTYKVSVGTLR; the protein is encoded by the exons ATGTCTGAGGATAATGATAATGATGTTTACACAAAAGATGGAACAGTAGATTACAAAGGAAATCCAGCAAACAAAAATGAAACTGGTACCTGGAGAGCATGCCCCTTTATTTTAG GAAATGAGTGTAGTGAGAGACTGGCTTACTATGGGATGAGTTCAAACTTGGTGGTTTATTTTAAGGATATACTAAATCAGGAAAGTGCTACTGCTTCCAAGAATAATGCAAACTGGGGTGGAACATGCTATATCACTCCATTGATTGGAGCATTCCTGGCTGATGCTTATCTTGGAAGATATTGGACCATTCTTTGTTTCTCAATCATTTATGTTATT GGAATGACACTGTTGACACTATCTGCATCAGTTCCTGGCTTAAGACCAACCTGTCATGAAGGAAATTGCAATGCTACTAATGGACAAAGTGCAGTGTTCTTTGTTGCTCTTTACATCATAGCACTTGGCACTGGTGGGATCAAGCCTTGTGTTTCTTCCTATGGCGCCGATCAGTTCGATGATGCTGATGAGGTTGAGAAGGGACACAAGAGCTCTTTCTTCAACTGGTTCTATTTCTCAATCAACATTGGTGCTCTTGTTGCTTCTTCTCTTATAGTTTGGATCCAAGATAATAAAAGTTGGGGATGGGGATTTGGAATTCCAGCAGCGGCTATGGCGATAGCTGCTGCGAGTTTCTTTTTAGGTACAAAGCTGTATAGGAATCAGAAGCCGGCCGGCAGCCCCTTCACTCGAATGTTTCAGGTGATAGTTTCATCCATAAGGAAGTACGATGTTGAAGTGCCTCATGATGAGTCCCTCTTATATGAGATTCCAGACAATGAGTCTGCTATCCAAGGTTGCCGCAAGCTCCACCACACGAATGGATTAAG ATTCTTTGACAGAGCAGCAGTACTAGGAAAATCAGAAAATATGACTGAATCAGCAAATCCATGGAAGCTTTGCACAGTAACACAAGTAGAAGAGTTTAAAGCCATAGTGAGGTTGCTTCCAATATGGGCCACTGGCATAATATTTGCTACTGTCTATGGTCAAATGAGCTCCTACTTTGTGATACAAGGCCAAACTATGGATGCTCACATGGGAAACTTCGAGATCCCCGTCGCATCTCTTTCCATCTTCGACACAATCAGTGTCATCTTCTGGGTGCCAGTGTACGACCGGATCATAGTGCCAATAGCCAGAAAATTCACCGGCCGAAAAAACGGCCTAACGCAGCTTCAGAGAATGGGAATAGGCCTATTCATATCAATATTCTCAATGGTCTCTGCTGCAACATTGGAGTACACAAGACTGAGAATGGTTTACAGGCATGACTATTATAAACTTGAACATGTTCCCATGTCAATCTTTTGGCAGGTTCCACAGTATTTCATTATTGGTTGCGCCGAGGTCTTCACATTCATTGGACAGTTGGAGTTCTTCTATGAGCAGGCGCCGGACGCAATGAGAAGCATGTGTTCTGCACTTTCTCTTCTTACAGTTGCTCTTGGACAGTATGTGAGCTCTCTTCTTATAACCATTGTGACAAAGGTCACCACTAGGCATGGTGGTCCTGGATGGCTGCCGGACAATCCTAACTTCGGCCGCCTCGATTATTTCTTCTGGATGCTAACAGTGCTGAGTGTGGTGAacatgattgctttctttctgATATCACAGATGTATACATACAAAGTATCCGTCGGAACGCTTCGCTGA